The DNA region TTGTCCTATAGATATTGGCGGTGGTTTAAAGTTAAGAGTAATGGATGGTTTAAGGCAGGGCTTGCCTGTCTTGGTTCATGAAGTATCATCAAGAGGGTATGATGTTTTTTTTGGGAAGCCATATTTTAAAATTTATAATGATTATGAAACGTTTAAGGAAGGGTTTTCGAGTCTTGTTAGGATGTATGGTAATAATGAAATTGATAATAAACAAATACAAAATGATTATGTTGAATATTATAGTTTCAAAGCAGGTTGTATAAGGCTAGAAAAGGCTTTGTATATTTTGAAAAATGAATAGAATCCTCTACAAGAATATAAAAAAATTATAAATGAATTAAGAGTATTTGAGTCCGGATGGAGTTAAAAGAATTTGTGTTACTATGATGATAAAATACTTGACACAAGGATATTTTATGAGAAAAATGAACAAACAACAAACAATCTATTTACAATATGGCTGCGGCTCATCCGCGCCAATAAATTGGTTGAATTATGACGCCTCTCCGATGATTATATTGCAAAAAATACCGGGTATTGGATTAATGATACAAAAAATAAGAAATGTATCATTCGATAAAAATGTAAAATATGGTGATATTGTTAAAGGAATTCAAAAATATAATAATTCATGTGATGCTGTATATTGTTCACATGTATTGGAACATTTGACCTATTAAGAATGCCTAATAGCAATACAAAACACTTATTCCCTGCTAAAGGACGGTGGGGTCTTTCGATTATTAATGCCAGATTTAAAAGAAATGTGTGAAGAGTATATGTCGGGAAGAATGGATCCCGAAGCATCAATTAAATTTATAAAGTATTCTGGATTATGTATAGAAAAGAAGAGGAGATTTTTCGATAGAATAATTAGTGTATTCAGTAATTCCAGGCACAACTGGCTTTGGGATTACAAATCCACCGAAATGATATTAAAAAGAGCCGGGTTTAAAGGCATTCGGGCCTGTAATTATCACGATTCAAGTATTAAAGCCTTTGAAATCGTCGAAAACGCCGACCGTTTTAAGAATTGCTTGGCAATAGAAGCAATAAAGTAATTTAAAGGATGAAGATAAATGCCGATTAATTTTAATCGATCTCCGCATGAAGCACCCGTGTTATTTTTGGTTTTTAATCGACTGGAAACTACAAAAAAAGTTTTTGAATCAATTCGGGAGAAAAAACCATTGCATTTATATATTGCTAGTGATGGACCTCGAAATGATCATATGGGTGAAGATGAAGTAGTTCAATCAGTGCGTGATTATGTACTAAATAATATAGACTGGGATTGTAAAATAGAAAAACTTTTTAGAGATACTAATCTTGGTTGTGGAAAGGCAATAAGTTCCGCTATAACATGGTTTTTTGAAAATGAAGAAAAAGGAATAATATTAGAAGATGATTGTTTGCCAAATCAGAGTTTTTTTTCATACTGCGAAGAATTACTTGAATATTACAAAAATGACACACGCATATTTGTAATTAGTGGGAGAAATAATAGTGGTATATGGAATCAGGATCGATATGACTATTTCTTCTCAAAGACGCCGTTTATTTGGGGGTGGGCAACATGGGCACGGGCATGGAAATATTATGATATTAATATGTCCGACATTGACGAATTTATTAAATATAATAATTTTGTGAGGTTTCTTGGGAAAAAACTGGGTCCTAGATGCCAGAATATTATTTATAATAGAATTATGACAGAAAGAGTAGATACTTGGGATTATCAGTGGAGCTATACGCTTTATAAAAACAATGGTTTGGCATGTATTCCATCGAAAAATATGATTAAAAATATAGGAAAGAATTTAAATGCAACTCATCGTACAATAATAAAAAAAGAAGAACCAAAAATTTATGAACTATCATTTCCACTCAAAAAAAATAATTTTGTAATTGCAGATGGTATATTTGATAAATCTTTTTGGGAATATAATACTCTTGTTTTCCGTATAGTTAGAAAAATTATTAAATTTATTTTTAAAATATAAATTAAGAAAATATCAGTCCTAAGAACTGCAAAAAGATCACAAGTCAATATATATTTATAGAGATATTTTAAATGAAAGGTACAATAGTTGTAAATGCTTCTGCTTTAAGAATTGGCGGTGCATTAACGATTTTATATCAGTTTATTGCCGCATTGCCCGATGATGATTATCAATATATTGTGTTTGTCCATAAATCAATAGAGAACTTACAGTTTAAATTAAATTTAAGAATTATATATGTTGATAAATCTTCCCCTATTAAAAGGGTATTATGGGATGCGTTTGGTTTAAGAAACTGGTTGAAGCTTAATAATATAATACCTATTGCTTCAGTATCTTTGCAAAATACAAGTTTTCGAATTAATAATGACTGCCCTAATTTTATTTATTTTCATCAACTGATTCCATTATATCCGTACAAATGGACTGCCCTTTCTTATGAACAGATAAAACGATTTTTTGTTAACAAAATATTATATAAATATTTTGTTAAAAGATATTTTGATGAATTTACAGAAATATTTGTTCAGCTTAAATGTACAAAGGATGCTTTTGTTAAAACATTTAAATTCAATCAAAATAGAGTTCATATTATATATCCCTCGATTTATCTTCCCGAACCAGTTAATAAAAGTGGTCTGTTTATAGATAACCAAAAGTTAAATATTTTTTTCCCTGCTACTCCTTATTCATATAAAAATCATTCTATACTAATAAAAACTTTCAAATATATTGATATTTTATTAAAAAAGAAAATTACTTTATATTTAACATGTTCTCCAAAAGAAATACATAATCCATATTCATTTAAAAATATTGATATTATTTTTCTTGGTACCTTAAAACATAGTGAAGTAGTTTGCCTTTATACAAAATTAGATGTTTTGGTATTTCCTAGTTTTTTGGAATCATTTGGATTACCGCTAATAGAAGCAGCTTCATTTGGACTACCAATAATTGCATCGGATCTACCTTATGCCAGAGAGGTATTGAAAGACTATAGTGGGGCAACATTTGTCAAATACAATGATTATCATAAATGGGGGAAAGAGCTTTTAAGATTAAGTTTTGAACCAAAGAATAAATATAAATCATTAAAAATAGATGAAAAAAAATCATGGAATGAATTATATAAAATTATAGAAAAAAAAATATGCAATTATAATGCAAAATGATAAATGAAAATATCAATAATAACTGTCTGTTATAATAGCGAATCTACTATTCGTGATACATTTGAGTCTGTATTAAAGCAAAATTATCCTGATATCGAATATATTGTAATCGACGGTCAATCAACTGATATGACCGTAACTCTGATAAAGGAATATGAATGTAAATTTAGGGGTAGGATGAGGTGGATTAGTGAGCATGATAAAGGAATTTATGATGCTATGAATAAAGGCATAAAAATGGCGAGTGATTCAATTATAGGGATTTTGAATGCTGATGATTTTTATACTTCAAATGATATTCTTGAAATTGTTAATAAAACAATTACAGAAAAGGATGTAGATTCCTGCTTTGGAAATTTGTTATATATTAAGGATGATAAACCATACCGATATTGGAAATCAGGAAAAAATAGAGCATTTAAATATGGGTGGATGCCTCCGCACCCGACTTTTTTTGTAAAAAAAAGCATATATGAAAAATATGGATTATACAGATTTGACTGTGGTTTAAACGCAGACTATGAACTAATGCTTCGTTTATTAGATAAAAATAAAATATCGACGATTTGGATAGATAAAACATTTGTATATATGCGTGCCGGCGGAAGTAGTAACAATGGAATTAGATCAAGAATAAATGCAGTTATTGATGATAAAAATGCATGGGTAGTTAATAAATTGTCAATGCCGTTTTTTGTTTTATTGCTTAAAAAGGCGAGAAAGTTCCCACAGTTTTTTCTATCTATATTTTACCGTTTTCATAATGTTTGATAATTTATGCATATTTAACCAAAAGGGGAACTGATAAATCAAAATGTATATATGCTTGATGCATAAAATCGTAGAAGACAAATTCCGATGGCCAGTAAAGGAAATCAAATTCACTTGTTATGGCCTTAGAAGAAAATATGGAAAAGATAGAACAAGATAACGAAATCAGTCTTATTGATATCTTTGCTCTCCTCTGGCGTCATAAATTTATGATCATCATCATCACACTTATCGCCATGTTCGGTGTAGTTGTATTTGCTGTTCTCTCTCTAGTCCTACCATCCGAGACCTCCCCGCTTCCTAACGAGTATACTCCTTCAGCTCATATGCTCATAAATAATACATCTTCATCTAGTGGTGGCATGGCCACTATGCTCAGTGCCAGCGGCCTTGGTGGGTTGGCTGGCCTTGCTGGAGTGAACACCGGTTCATCCTTCAGTGATCTCGCAATTTATCTTGTCGGTACCAATTCTTTCATGGATGCAGTGGTTGAAGAATTCGACTTGGTTACCCGATATAAAATTGAAAAGCCCGATAAGAAAGCAAGGTCTCCCCGGACTGATAGTCGCAAGGTGCTGAAGAAAAAGCTTATCGCTTCTTATGAAGAAAAAAGCGGTGTTTTTAGCATCAGTTTTACCGATATAGATGCAGCTTTTGCCCAGAAGGTTGTTAACTTCTGCATGCACTATCTTGAAGGCTGGTTTAATGAATTGGGAATTGATAAAAATAAACTGGAACGAGAAAATCTGGAACGGAACATCGAAAACACTTTCCAGGAAATACAAAACTTGGAACAGGAAAGCCAGAAATTGGGCGTGTCAGTTACCGACGGAAGGACTATCCCATCAATCGCTCTTGAACAACGCCGTATCGCCCTGGAATTGGGCGCCCAGCAGCAGGTTTATACCCAGCTTAAAGTTCAGTATGAACTCCTTAAGGTAACCATGGCTAGTGAAAAGCCTGTTTTCCAGGTATTGGAAATGGCTGAAATCCCGGATAGGAAATCTGGTCCAAGCCGGGGAGTAATTTGTGCCATCGTTACTTTTGCTGCATGGTTCCTCGCAGTATTCTTGGCATTTGTGCTAAACGCAATAACTAATATTAAAAGAGATCCAGAAGCTATAGCAAAATTACGAGGCGCATCTTGAAGCATAGACTGATTGCTCTCTGTTTTTTACTTATTATTATCCTCTTGAGAGTTTTTGCGCAGGAGTTAAATGCCTCTGAAGTAAAGGAATCTGATGCGTTAAGCCGATTTGCCCAGGTGGCCCTCTCCAGCTCCGATTACCGGGTTACCGCCGGGGATATCTATACTCTTCAGTATGCTGCTGGTACTGTCCCAGTGGTTTATAAGATCGTTGTGGATTCCAGTTATCGTATCAATGTTTCTAATCTTGGGATTATTAATGTTGCGGGAAAAAGTTATCAGCAACTTAAGACTGATGTAGAAGGCATTGTTACCAACAACTACCCATTAAGCGGGGTTCAGTTGGTCCTCACCGAACCGGCGTCATTCCGGGTTCGGGTTACTGGGGAGGTGCAGAATTCCCAAGAAATTGTAACTTGGGCCTTAGCTCGGCTCTCTGGTCTTTTGAATATAGATAACCGTACCCCTTATTCCTCCCTCAGAGATGTGTCGGTACGTTCTCAGAATGGTCAAATCCGGACTTACGACCTCTTTAAGGCCCAACGTTTCGGTGATATGACCCAAGACCCATATGTTCGCCCAGGAGATGTGATTACGGTGAGCCATGCTACCCGTGTGGTCACTGTGGCTGGGGAGGTAGAGCGCCCTGGGATTTATCAGTTGTTACCTGGGGAAAGTCTCCGGGAATTGATTGGCTATTATGCCAATGGACTCTCTCCAATAGCAGATCCTACCCGGATAGAACTGGTGCGGCAAGTGGAAAGTGCCGTCGATTCAGGGGATAAAATTTACCTGACTCGTGATGCTATTGACTCAGGCTATCCTCTGCAGCATCTGGATGCAATCAGGATTCCTTCGATAATTGAGCTGATTCCGGTGATGTTCGTGGAAGGGGCGGTCCGGTTAACTGAGGAAGGTGATGAACTAAGCACCGCTACCCGGCTAACGGTTCGGTTTACTGTGGGGGAAAATTATGCATCCCTGGTACAGCGAAACCAAGCCTGGTTCTCGGCTATTTCAGACACCAAAAATGCCTACCTCATACGAGGCGTTGCACGTATTCCCCTTAACTTGAACCCTATGCTCTACGATTCATCTTACCGTAGTCAGTACTTTGTTGAGCATAACGATACATTGATTATCCCGTTCCGGCAGTATTTTGTAACTGTATCCGGTGCGGTCCATTCGCCGGGGCGTTTTCCCTATATTCCGGATCGGTCCTGGGACTACTATATCGGTCTGGCCGGGGGGTTCCTTCCGGAACGGAACTCCCATAAGATAGTAGATATTATAGACTTTGCTGGGAATAAGCTGACGAAGAAAGATATTATTACACCAGAGACGAATATCACTGCCCGGGCGAACAGTGGATTATATTATTTTAACCAATATGCGCCGGTGATTACTACCGTATTATCTGTTGTTTCTACCTTTATTACTATTACATTGCTTATTTCGCAATAAGTATGATTTATATATATAAGCTGTTTTAAGATTAAGATACGGTTCATATTTGCGGATGAAGAGTGTGATAAGGAGTTTGACAAAAGGGTATGAATAATTCAATAACAAATTTTAATGATATTTTGAAAGATGAAAGGGCAAAATTTTATTTGAATTGTGTAAATAATATAATTAAAGAAAAAACATCAAAAATATTAGTTTGCGGTGGTGGGGTTTTAGACAAAGCTATATTTGAAGCATTGAATTTTAAATATGTGACTATCTCAAATCTTGATACACGAATGAATGAAAATGAATATTTTCCCTTTAATTGGAAATTTGAAGATGCCGCATCTCTGTCTTTTGAGAATGAATCATTTGGCTTTGTAGTTATTCATGCGGCAATCCATCATGCCTCTTCGCCTCACAAGGTTCTAACAGAAATGTATCGTGTATCAAAGATTGGAATCTTAGCATTTGAATCAAGAGATTCCTTAACTATGCGTATATTAGAAAAATTAAAATTAACACAAACCTATGAACATACTGCCGTATTTTACAATGATTGTAAATATGGCGGTGTCAATAACACAGAAATACCTAATTATATATATAGATGGACGGAGAGGGAAATTGAAAAAACCATACAATCATATTCGCCATATTTTAAACATAAATATATTTATAGATATGGTACTGCCTTCCCATGTACGCCTGAATTACAGAGAATAGGGTGGTTTAAATATTGTTTTTTAAAAATTATACGCCCACTCTCCTTTATTTTTTTTAAATTATTTCCTAAACAGCAAAATCAATTTTCATTCTATGTTGAAAAACAAAATGTAAAAGAATCACTTTTCCCATGGCTTGTTATTGATGAAAATAAAAATATAATATTTAACAGGGAATGGGGCAAAAAAAATTATAAAAAAACACCGGAGATATCTAATGTTTTTAATAATTAATTCGTTTATTGCAGTGCTACCGCTGTTTGTTTATGTTCTAATAATAAGAAAAATGTCTATAATAAAAACATTAGGGATATTATATATTGGGGGCAATGCATTTTTTCTATGTATGTATACCCTTTATTATGTTCTTGTTTCTGCGACAACGTTAGATCCTTCAAATAGTTTAATTTTAATCTCTCAGAGACTTTCGCTTAAATATATAGTTGTCTCATGTTTTTTAGGTATATGTGGTATATTATTATATAGTATATTGATTCATAATAATATCATTTCCATAAAAAAAAGAAAATGTGGAAGCATTTATATATCGTTTTTTTGTACATTGTTGATAATTAATTTGACATTACATTATTCTTCAGTGTTCGGAATTAATGCTATTGCGGCGTTACATTTTCATATTATACAGCCAATAAATGAAATCAATTTTGTAATGGTAAAACAATTTGTTATATTGCCATTTATTAGTACGGTACTAATGTTTGTGGTTTTTTTTATACTATCTTCTATTAGATTAAATATCAGTTTTTTTATGATTACGATTTCAAAATCAATAAAAAAAATATGTTCTATAACTATATCTATTATAATGCCGATTATTGCCCTTGTGTTTGCAGCATTTCAAATTGGTCTACCACAATATTTACGGACCTTAGATTTGCCTCCATCAAGTTTTTATGAGAATAATTATATTGACCCGGTAAATATAAAAATTTCTTTTCCTGAGAAGAAACGAAATCTAATTGTAATATTTGTAGAATCTCTTGAGATAGGTTTTTTACCTTACGAACTTGGAGGAGGTTTTTCAGAAAATCTTGTTCCTGAAATAAAATATCTTATAGAAAATAATATTAGTTTTAGCAATAGTGAAAATTTTGGTGGTTCAAACCAAGTAAATGGAACCGGATGGACAATGGCGGGCATTTTATCCCAATTGAACGGGGTACCAATTGCTCCTTCATTTGGCGGTCATTCGTTGGGCTATTATTTTGCCGATACATTTATGCCCGGTGCATATGGTGTAGGAGATATACTAAATTCCAATGGATATAAACAATATTTGATATGTGGTGCTGATGCGAATTTTTCAGATAAAGATAAGTATTATCTAACCCATAAAGATTCTATAATATATGATTACAAATATTTTCAGGAGAATAAATTTATTTCAAAATTTTATAAAGTATGGTGGGGTATTGAAGATAGAAAATTATATTCATTTGCCAAGGAATTAATCTCAAAAAATATAGAAAATGACGAGCCATTTTTTCTTACAATAGAGACAGCAGACACGCACCCAATTGATGGATATCTTGATAAAAATGCTGAAAGAAATTATGACTCTCAGTTTAAGAATGTATTACATGATATGAGCAAGCAACTAAATGATTTTATTTCATGGTTAAAGCAGCAAGCATTTTATAAAAACACAACAATTGTAGTATTGGGAGACCATTTGTATATGGATGATACTGTTTTTGACACAGTCCCGTCAGAGAGGCATCCTATAAACATATTTATCAACTCCCTGCTTGATGATACCTATTCTAAAAATAGGCAATTTACCAGTTTTGATATTTTTCCGCTGGTTATCGGATCAATAGGCGGAGAGTATAGTGAAAAGGGGTTGGGGCTTGGACGTTCAATAAATACCAGTGAGAGAAGTTTGCTGGAAGAATTTGGTGATATACAATTACTCAACAATGAGCTTAGCCTAAAATCCATACTATATAATGAATTAGTAGGGATTAATTGAAACTATAGTAAATTGGAGTTGTTTTTATTTCTCCCAAGAATGACATTTTTCTGAAAAACGTCATAATAAACTAGATTTTTTCGTTTAGTTTACTGTTCGTAATCCGTCATTTTTATATTCATTGATTGATCCATCAACGGTTATTAAGACAAAATCATTTCTTATTGCTTCCCATACTAAAAACCTGTCAAACGGATCTTTATGGTGTAATGGTAAATGATAATTTGTGATTATGTCCGGATTATTTATTTCTTTGCATAAATAATAACTATTATCCAATTCTTCAAAGAATTCTTCCGGCTTTAGTCCTTTTAGGTCTAATTTTTTTAATGAGTACTTTATAGAAATTTCCCATAAATTTATTGGGCTATAGTATATATCATTATTTTCATCCAATAATATTATCTTAACATTTTTAGATAGTTGTTCCGGTTCAATAAATGACCATAATAGAATGTGGGTATCTACAAGATATTTCATGGGTTTATAAATTCTTCCGTGCTTATACTGAAATCTTTAGAAAAAGTTACTTTTGCCCTATGTTTTAAGGTGCCTAATTCTCTTTTTTTTGATTTCTTCCATTGTTCATACGGAATGATTACGGCAATAGTCTCTTTCTTTTTGCCATAACAAATAGCTACCTCATTGCCCAGTTCGACATCTTTTAATACTGCGGAAAAATGATTTTTAGCTTCTGCTAACGGTAGAATTTTCATATCCACAATATAGCCTATTTGTCCAACTTGGTCAAGTAAAATTGGGTGTTGACAATTGTGAGACGATAGTGTATTATTTAACGCAAGAGGTTAATTGTGAAATTTATATCCGTAAGGGATTTTAGAACATCTTCTGCCAATATCTGGAAAACATTGCCGGAGGAACAGGAAATGGTAATAACAAACAATGGAAAGCCGATTGCATTATTAACCCCCTTGAATGATAAGAACCTTGAAAACACCCTTGCTTCACTGCGGCAGGCTAAGGCAATTAATGCCGTAAAATTAATTCAGCAAGAATCTGTGGCAAAGGGACTGGATAGGACAACCATGGGAGAGATAGACGAAGAAATTAAAAAAATCAGGAAAGAATCAAAAAGATGAAACTTGTCCTGGATACGAACATA from Treponema primitia ZAS-2 includes:
- a CDS encoding glycosyltransferase, translated to MKGTIVVNASALRIGGALTILYQFIAALPDDDYQYIVFVHKSIENLQFKLNLRIIYVDKSSPIKRVLWDAFGLRNWLKLNNIIPIASVSLQNTSFRINNDCPNFIYFHQLIPLYPYKWTALSYEQIKRFFVNKILYKYFVKRYFDEFTEIFVQLKCTKDAFVKTFKFNQNRVHIIYPSIYLPEPVNKSGLFIDNQKLNIFFPATPYSYKNHSILIKTFKYIDILLKKKITLYLTCSPKEIHNPYSFKNIDIIFLGTLKHSEVVCLYTKLDVLVFPSFLESFGLPLIEAASFGLPIIASDLPYAREVLKDYSGATFVKYNDYHKWGKELLRLSFEPKNKYKSLKIDEKKSWNELYKIIEKKICNYNAK
- a CDS encoding glycosyltransferase family 2 protein; protein product: MKISIITVCYNSESTIRDTFESVLKQNYPDIEYIVIDGQSTDMTVTLIKEYECKFRGRMRWISEHDKGIYDAMNKGIKMASDSIIGILNADDFYTSNDILEIVNKTITEKDVDSCFGNLLYIKDDKPYRYWKSGKNRAFKYGWMPPHPTFFVKKSIYEKYGLYRFDCGLNADYELMLRLLDKNKISTIWIDKTFVYMRAGGSSNNGIRSRINAVIDDKNAWVVNKLSMPFFVLLLKKARKFPQFFLSIFYRFHNV
- a CDS encoding LPS biosynthesis protein, with the translated sequence MEKIEQDNEISLIDIFALLWRHKFMIIIITLIAMFGVVVFAVLSLVLPSETSPLPNEYTPSAHMLINNTSSSSGGMATMLSASGLGGLAGLAGVNTGSSFSDLAIYLVGTNSFMDAVVEEFDLVTRYKIEKPDKKARSPRTDSRKVLKKKLIASYEEKSGVFSISFTDIDAAFAQKVVNFCMHYLEGWFNELGIDKNKLERENLERNIENTFQEIQNLEQESQKLGVSVTDGRTIPSIALEQRRIALELGAQQQVYTQLKVQYELLKVTMASEKPVFQVLEMAEIPDRKSGPSRGVICAIVTFAAWFLAVFLAFVLNAITNIKRDPEAIAKLRGAS
- a CDS encoding polysaccharide biosynthesis/export family protein translates to MKHRLIALCFLLIIILLRVFAQELNASEVKESDALSRFAQVALSSSDYRVTAGDIYTLQYAAGTVPVVYKIVVDSSYRINVSNLGIINVAGKSYQQLKTDVEGIVTNNYPLSGVQLVLTEPASFRVRVTGEVQNSQEIVTWALARLSGLLNIDNRTPYSSLRDVSVRSQNGQIRTYDLFKAQRFGDMTQDPYVRPGDVITVSHATRVVTVAGEVERPGIYQLLPGESLRELIGYYANGLSPIADPTRIELVRQVESAVDSGDKIYLTRDAIDSGYPLQHLDAIRIPSIIELIPVMFVEGAVRLTEEGDELSTATRLTVRFTVGENYASLVQRNQAWFSAISDTKNAYLIRGVARIPLNLNPMLYDSSYRSQYFVEHNDTLIIPFRQYFVTVSGAVHSPGRFPYIPDRSWDYYIGLAGGFLPERNSHKIVDIIDFAGNKLTKKDIITPETNITARANSGLYYFNQYAPVITTVLSVVSTFITITLLISQ
- a CDS encoding methyltransferase domain-containing protein — encoded protein: MNNSITNFNDILKDERAKFYLNCVNNIIKEKTSKILVCGGGVLDKAIFEALNFKYVTISNLDTRMNENEYFPFNWKFEDAASLSFENESFGFVVIHAAIHHASSPHKVLTEMYRVSKIGILAFESRDSLTMRILEKLKLTQTYEHTAVFYNDCKYGGVNNTEIPNYIYRWTEREIEKTIQSYSPYFKHKYIYRYGTAFPCTPELQRIGWFKYCFLKIIRPLSFIFFKLFPKQQNQFSFYVEKQNVKESLFPWLVIDENKNIIFNREWGKKNYKKTPEISNVFNN
- a CDS encoding LTA synthase family protein; this encodes MFLIINSFIAVLPLFVYVLIIRKMSIIKTLGILYIGGNAFFLCMYTLYYVLVSATTLDPSNSLILISQRLSLKYIVVSCFLGICGILLYSILIHNNIISIKKRKCGSIYISFFCTLLIINLTLHYSSVFGINAIAALHFHIIQPINEINFVMVKQFVILPFISTVLMFVVFFILSSIRLNISFFMITISKSIKKICSITISIIMPIIALVFAAFQIGLPQYLRTLDLPPSSFYENNYIDPVNIKISFPEKKRNLIVIFVESLEIGFLPYELGGGFSENLVPEIKYLIENNISFSNSENFGGSNQVNGTGWTMAGILSQLNGVPIAPSFGGHSLGYYFADTFMPGAYGVGDILNSNGYKQYLICGADANFSDKDKYYLTHKDSIIYDYKYFQENKFISKFYKVWWGIEDRKLYSFAKELISKNIENDEPFFLTIETADTHPIDGYLDKNAERNYDSQFKNVLHDMSKQLNDFISWLKQQAFYKNTTIVVLGDHLYMDDTVFDTVPSERHPINIFINSLLDDTYSKNRQFTSFDIFPLVIGSIGGEYSEKGLGLGRSINTSERSLLEEFGDIQLLNNELSLKSILYNELVGIN
- a CDS encoding type II toxin-antitoxin system VapC family toxin, with amino-acid sequence MKYLVDTHILLWSFIEPEQLSKNVKIILLDENNDIYYSPINLWEISIKYSLKKLDLKGLKPEEFFEELDNSYYLCKEINNPDIITNYHLPLHHKDPFDRFLVWEAIRNDFVLITVDGSINEYKNDGLRTVN
- a CDS encoding type II toxin-antitoxin system Phd/YefM family antitoxin; amino-acid sequence: MKILPLAEAKNHFSAVLKDVELGNEVAICYGKKKETIAVIIPYEQWKKSKKRELGTLKHRAKVTFSKDFSISTEEFINP
- a CDS encoding type II toxin-antitoxin system Phd/YefM family antitoxin; this encodes MKFISVRDFRTSSANIWKTLPEEQEMVITNNGKPIALLTPLNDKNLENTLASLRQAKAINAVKLIQQESVAKGLDRTTMGEIDEEIKKIRKESKR